aatgaaaaacaaaataaaaacgtTCCGTCTTCACAAACTTAATTGCTACAAAAGTGAGAGTTACATACTGACGTGACACTACTATTTGTCAGTGTCATATTCGTAGCTCATGCTCGAGAGTTCATTATAAAGTGTTCAGAAATGCTTGATATGTTGCTCAAAAACTGAAATAATTAATGCTACGTAGGCGTATTATAATTTggttttgtaaatatatattatgtgtaGACGGACGCATAAGAACTCAAAACAAAACTATATagaaatctttttttaaaaaaaaaaaaaaaaaagaccctgACAGCTAGTTTACTATTATTCTTGACGACTGCTTTGaaagttcaaacttcaaacaCTCATATTAAGTAACCTCCCTTTACAGgtcgatttatatatatatatatatatttatttatttatagaccCTCCCATGCAAGTTTTCTCATATGGCGGTCGCCTGAGAAATGGGCGGTGCTACAAAACGTCTTTGGATTTCGTTATTTACTTTTGATTCCTTCCTGAGGGGCCACCCTGACCCTCCCTCCACAAACCGCGTCTTGCTACTTTGGAGGGCTTCGATCTTCGTTATTACTAAATACTCTGactccaaaaattttaaaaaattataactattacTAACCGTGTTTTCGTCTTTTCCTTTGTAGCTCCTCCACTCGGTTCTCGACTAAATTATTAGAACATGTCAACGATCGTTAAATTCCCAGAGAAATCTACGTCCTAGATTTAAGAGATAGACGgagattttacatttttatgcattttattaaaaactctttatttattatatattcctCTTATTCTAAATTCCCTacacattaatattaatttaatgatttggcaaacttctatatatattgagaaatattttagactcAAATTagatatttcataaaattaaattaacaaattaatattaCGTACgttgattatataaaatcatattaatttatagatatatttttataaatctatCTGTAACTATATTATTAAGTAGTTTCTTAACGACTAAGGGTATATATAGAAAGTTGACGGAGTTATGTGTAAATCACTTTCAAGGGGTTAAATTCCAGGAAGTTACCAAATCAAATAACATTCTTTTATGAAGACCTTTTGCTTTTTATCTGTAAATTGCAACGAAAAATCCGGGTACTTTTTGTAGACAATTAACAGGATCTAGACCAATCGAAAATGGACAGGTGGAGTGCATGGTAGTTAAGACATAACAGTAACTGCCTATCGATCCttggatatatttattattgtggtGGGTCTGGCTTAGCTAATTAAACATTATCcacttaatattatattttgccACCCCAACTGACGACAATTCAATGTTTGGGTTCGGTTTCGACGTCGACGACTaccttaattttcttgttgtgatggataatatatataacgTAACGCGTACTTGGATGAGGGTTTTTTTTGGGTGGGTTTAAATAACCAACACCTACTTGCTTAAATGCAtgaacggaaaaaaaaaaatacaagtcaaACGGTTTGAGCCTTTTATGAGCGAGCTCGATCGCATATAGAGCCAAACTTGGGTGAGGCTCATGCATGTAGGATCCCCTTTTctattgaagtaaatcaatatATCTCTTTATATTACGTAACTCTTAGGAATATATAATCAAGGTTCATCTTTTCACTACTCAGAAGATGATTGCTTACATTAACCGTAGTAAGAGCACGGAAAATTGAGTGTCTCTTATCACAACTTTCTAATTTAATAGCGGAAGTATTTACGGATTTTCCAAATAAACATGTCGGTTTAACCCTTAATCCTTGTTCTCAGTGACCCGATCAATTCGATTAGGCACTTGCCATTTATATATTTGCATTATTCAACAGAGGAATTAGCCTTTATATGGAAAATAGTAATGAATTAGATCTAGTTTAGCTAATTCCtacgtatatatataagaagcaAGTTTCCTTATGAACTATTCAGTTAATTAAGGTGCATGAACAAAAGGCAACAATCATCAAATTAATGAAAATCCAACTTATTTGTAAatattgttaagaaatcatcatCCATTAATTAATCTTTACAAGAGATCATGAGAGTCcatttggattgagaaataGTACtcgatctcatctcatcattgtaatcttttcaaattcttacacaaaatataataaataattcaatttttctaatctcaattcaacttttttaaatttcaaaacaatgataatatcaaaaaaataatattctaacaatattttatttaattttcatctaaaatcatatcATGATCTCgtatcattatccaaacaacccaagttatataattaattaatatcaaacACATATATGAATGTCAAGTgatacttattattattattattattattattattattattattattattattctactTTTATTTATGTTCATTATATAGTTGCTATGCTATTCGTCAAGTCTTAGAAACTATATTAATGTTAATATACTTTACTACATACATAACCAATATTCAGACACTTCCACCAACGTACATATATATCTGAAGTACTACGGTATTCGATGAGCAGCTAGAAATCATGCAGcccttcttttttaatatatatatatatatatatatatatttatatattatcgtGTTTTCGTAGTAGTTGTGATCCATTCAATCATGATATTTCGAATGACGGACCATTTGTCCCATATATACTAGTCCACATACACAAATTATTAAAGACCATCAGGGTTATGCGCGCAGAAGCTTTTTTAGAAATGTCTCTATATTTAGAAATATCTCAATCCATTTGGAGTTAGCTAGCTAGCGGTGGGATATGCAGATTGCAGGGTGCATCGCAATCATATGGTGCTGATGATCCCACAGTAAAAGTTTGACACAGACCAAAGCATGGTCAGAGTTTGGATGGGGTTGTGCATGTCATGTGTCACGATCATTAGTATGCATCTTACCATATTGTCGGATGTTCGTGTCAtgtaacttttatatatatatatataacataggacattaatattattatttgtttttttgctAGCTGGCTATGGGGAGTATGTAAGTACGTACGATGATGGTATACATACAAgtaatataaatataagatcATGCATATACTTTTTTTCTATATGGTAGAAGATTTTGAATTCAGATTCTTTATTTAAAGAACTAAATCATATGTCATAGGTTATCAAATTTTTGATATCCATGCATTAACGTTTGTTGGGAGATTCATTAATCCCCTAACTACTTAAAAACAAGCTAGCTAGATAGATCAATATCATGTACGTACATACGTGTATATGTATACTACTAATTAATGATCAGTTGACTTTAGTAGTCCATTGATTAATCAAAAATGGCCACACGTCAATCCCTGAGAAAATCATCTTCTGCGGCCAGCTCGATGTAAgatcaataattaatatatttattgcattttaattcattgaatgTGATATATCATTTTACGTACAACTGTTGATCAGTCGATCGTCTCTTGTAGGTCGTAGGATCGATCGGATCCatgctctctccctctctctctctatatatatacatatatatatatatatatatgctgtcatgcatgcataatCAATCGTGTTGTGAATTATTAGATTCTTATgaattagttttgaaatataattgtaaattcGGGAGTGCCAtcaagtgtgtgtgtgtaattttggtgggggtggggcATATTGTATCTACAGGCTGCTAGACACGTACATCATGACcaactttaattttaataattacgAGAAAGAAGAATTGAAGGTGGACTTTAAATCAACAAGCAAAGTGAAAGGCATGCAATATGATGATGAcaagtactacatatatatgcatggtcGGTCATCGGGGCAAAGTGCGTCCCCGAAGATGTCGGGCACATGAGCACATGACATGCATGCATTGCTACCCAGAGCCAGCGGGCGGTAGGGCCGCAGACATTGGACAGGCGGGCGGGTGCATGGGCACTtcattatcttttatatttcgTCGTCTTTCTTCTAGTTGCATGATATCTGAACATTCAAATGATTTCATACGACCGTTGAGAtttcaaattatataatatcGAACTATTCAAATCAATTAATGACGTTGCAGCTGGCACCTAAAGCCACGTACCTTTTGATATTGTTGAGATTAATTTGCCTGTAAAAGCACCTTCTCTTTTCATTCACAGCGAAGACTTCATACCCATTTGATATAAAGAAATTAAGCTGATCTCGAATCTCGATCTCGTTGGCCTACCAGAATAAAGATCGAATATTGTACGTGACAATATATATTCAGCGAGCGAggtagttttgtttttttgggaaatcatgattataatttaattataatgttATGAAACTAGccaataaaatttaaagtaaaaaaaataaaatatatatatataacttaaaagcatataaatataattcttattatatatttgatgagtttttctatttgtaagttaattagtgtataaaatatatcatttatgttGTTAACATGACAAGACTTGATTTGTTAACAACATAAAGGATATTCTTTACTGTATTCTTTACGCACCAAATTACGAATaggatttttcatatttgattatCTAGTTATGAATGTAAAactttaaacaaaatttaattaataattgagTTAAAAGAATATTGAACTTCTTCAAAATTCTATACCAGCTCACTCCATTTCAATCTACATCCCTGTTTATGCACTCATCATGATCCCCTTCTTTGCCACCATGTCCATTGTCCTGCAAGCTAAGATTACTCaaaagttaatttacattacaatTAAATTGTAATGGcccacttttcttttcttttctttcttatttttcttcctccaacgaaattaaaaaaagctaccaacattattttaaaaaatattaatcattattgttTTATCGCTTTATCACAATCACGCTAGTAGATTTTATTACGTGGGCCACCACGTATGGAAGAAGGCAGAAGCTCCGACAATAGGAGCTCCAACCCTCACACGTGCCATGCCCTTACACGCATTCCGACCGTTGATTTCTTCTACCCTTTTGATCCAACGATTCAAGTTCTAGCACAAACCGCGTCCCTGCTCCCCTGCCATCTCTATATATCTCCCATTCACCTCGTTCATCCACACCCCTCGTtggtatcacacacacacagtgACTGTGTCTTTCTGACAAATGGCGTGGATTCTGGGTCCGAAAACTCTGCTCGTTTCGACGGGCGTGGTGTTAGTGGGTTTGGCTTTTGATGCTCTCTGTGCCATTGGCCTCGGAGTTCTCTGCCTCTCACTTGCCCCTCATCTGGGCCTCGCTTCTCTCCTGGCTCAAGCCCCCCTACCTCTTCTTCATCGTCAACGGCATCATCATAGGCATCGCTGCAACTTCACGGTTCCACCACAACCACCACCACGACGGCTCCGAGCGACAAGTCCCAGACGATGATCCACCACCACCACGGCGTACGCCTACGGAGGAGATCTCGTCGGAGTTAAGCGTTTATCACATGACGGATGTGACGCACCAACAGAAGAGAGAAGAGGCTAAGGACGAGGTTTCCGAGGTGACGAAGGCTGGGCTGGTGATGAATGGCTATGTGGAggcggaggaggaggaggaggatgatgatgatggcgATGAAGAGGCTCTGGGCTGGAAGTCCACGGGGAACCAGACGAAGATACTATACCCTTCGGAGACACAGTTGACGGAGTGTTTTTCCCCGGCGGAGAAACCTCTTGTTTCTGCGAGGTTCGGTCACCGGAAACCGGTTAAAGCCAGTCCCCAAGgtaattagtattattatttagttttttctttattcaattGGAATTTATTTAGCCCAGTACTACAGTAACGGTTAGATTTGAAAGGGCAGAGTGGTCATTTTAAGTAGCAAATATCTTTCAGGTGGAAGTGGGAGAACGTTAAGGGTGGCGAAGACCAAACAGCACGAGACGATGGAGAACACGTGGAAGGCGATAACGGAAGGGCGTGCGATGCCGCTGAGCAGGCACATGACGAAGTGCGACACGTGGGAGAGCGACGGCCGTCGTCAGATCGACTCCCTAGAAGAGCCATCCGCGGTGAAGAAATCGGAGACGTTCAAGGACCGGACCAACTTGCAGCAGAGGCCATCGCCGGGCAGCTCCAACTCTAAGCTGCGGAAAGAGCCATCTTTGAGTCAGGACGAGCTGAACCGGCGAGTGGAGGCGTTTATCAATAAATTCAACGAGGAAATGAGGTTGCAGAGGCAGGAGTCTTTCAATCAATACATGGAGATGATCAACCGCGGTGCCCATTAACcaaagaataatgatagccttaccactattttaccactctcttaccacttttttttttttaatttttaatttttaatttttttttacttaataattaagcaagtgactatcactaaaattatatatttttaaaattttttcttaatggttaaggatgttaaaaaaatacttaaaataaaatgataaaaaaataaatacactacaaatggtaaaatagtggtaaaagagtggtaagtgtatcattacccttAACCAAAAGCCCCCCCCCCAATTAAGTAGGCCATTAGTACAAATATTTGTTTCTTAATTCTAAGGAATTTGAAAGGGATAGAATCTAAGACACACTAAATTCAGTTGAttatgttgaaaaaaataaaaaagagattgattttgtgaaaaaaaacaaaagatatgtTTTATCTCTTCATTATAGGAATAGGATTAAAAGCTTGGTATGGAGTTGCTTAGAGGGGGAAAGAAGAAGTTTGGAGTTAATTGTGTaattaaatacttgaaattATGGGTTTTGTAGTTTTATATGAATATGGATGTGTAAAGGAAACATCCTTTAGTTTATATTCGTTGTTCCTTCGTTAAAtattagatggaaaaatatagttgcaagtacaattgtgcactaatctgtacattaatgtaatgtgattggtcaaaaagtaaattttattaaaaatagtgttaatttaaattttaaatatgaataaatcagtgttgaTACGCAGATTAATGCGCGACtatgtttgtatgtagcaaCATATTAGATCGGTACAGTTACGTTACACTTAATATTATTGTCTGCTGAcgatttttcttcactttttggAGAAAGAattctttttaagtttttgtttgaataaaaGTGATGGATTCCCACCAAAATCCTCTATCGATAAGGCaactctggttttttttttttttttttttttttttttttttttttttttttttaccattttttaaagctatttaaacatttttaaaaaatttaaaaaaatcacatattcatttaaaaatacttacttaatcactaattaaaaaaatgaataaactatttgggtagaaattatatttgagaATGGTATTATCCTATCGGATTATGTAGCACTGTCTTTTTAAAAGTAAGATCCACGCATGAattagattttataatatttatttataatttaatattatctaaaatatttatatgcaaGTACTAATAAACGTTGTAAAGCCATATATTATTGCAACTTGTTAGATATTGGggtataaaatcttatttatttaagagttttgctacatacaagtaaagtcgtaTATTAATCtacgtattaatactgattcacattaaattgatacgtagattagtacataattatgcttgcaactagatttttcttttatttaatttatatctaaaacatatgaaatttgagctttattttttattttttcaagcaacttaacaattaattaaaagaCATCATAATTATATGATGTTTGGGCATGAAACCCTTTTAATTTGATAGGTTTTGAATTAGTCGAGCTTGTCAACATAAAAGGGAAAAGTCTGAATGCAGGCACAATGCGCACCCATTTGCGCACTGCAGCTGACGTGGATTAATAAAACGAAACGTTTTGATCTGTTTCCATCTTCATTGTAAATGAAACGCctcattttgattttgtacAGAACGGGAATGAGTCTCTTCATTTTGGACAAGTCTGAATGCAGGCACAACGCCAGGGTCGAGTGTGCCAATCGGCGGGTCAGCCCAGCAACATAGTCCTCCTCGTCGCTCTCAGTCTTACTTGAACTGACAACAGACTCAACCGGAGAACCGAGATCCGACGAAGTGCCGAAAGAGCCAAACCCGTAGGGAAACTCGAAGGGGAACAAATACCTCGTCGCCTCGTTTTGATTTTGTACAGAACGGCCAAGTCGTCGTCGGTGAGAAACTCAGGTGGTAGCCAAAACTCGGCGTCGTCCAAACTCGCAGACATCCGGAAAATCCTTtcaggaagaaaaaaataaaaaaaagaaaaaaagaacctttTTTGGTGGCCTCAGTGATGGGAAGGAAGGGGGTTCGTTTCTGAGTTAAGATTTTATAATCAAAAACGTAGGTGGGAGGTTTGCTGGATTTGCAGGCTCGGGGAAGAAGCTCTGCAACGCGGGACGAAATGCTGAAAGCTTCTTTCGcgttttcctctttttcctgttttccgatcttctttcctttttttttcacttgCCACATCATCTTTTGTCCGCATTTTCGTCCGCCGTGTGCCTGCATATAGCAGGACTCATCTAAAAGAAGCCAGTTAAAAGGTGCGAAAAGCTGCATTTGTTGgtctatttttctatttttaattttttttatttaataattaatgaaatggCTTTTAATGCATTGATCAATGATTTGTCTAATTCTAACGAAAATTCTTATCGCAGTCCTGGTCGAAGATTATAatttaagtttaaaatattattaaaatattatattttaatattattataattttaaaattttaaaaagttaaatttttttattatattttatattaaaaattaagaaaattataataattaaattacatgaGTTCGTGATAAATTTATTAAGCAAACGCAGCCTAGTAATGAAACACTGCGTTTCAACCATCATCCCGTTGCCCTCCCCTCACCCCATCTCGGAAGTCCCCATCGCATCCCCTCACCCCATCGCCTGTCGTCGtcgccgtcgtcgctccacatCGTATGCTACGTCGTCGTCCCCTTCCTCAGAAAAGAGTAAGTCCCTTCCTCTCCCTCGCCCTCGCCCCATCCCCTTCTTTATGACACAGTTAGAGGATTTTCGACGGGGCCCCACGTAAGTCGTCCACCACTTGAAGCTTCGTGATCTCATCCTTTGCCCAAAATGAGCTTCGCTCGCTTGCCCTCTAGTTCTTTCGTTGAATGTTTCGTACTGGGGTTTGACCTGAAGACATATACTCCCGAGTGCGATGAAGTCGTGCACGATTTTG
This sequence is a window from Carya illinoinensis cultivar Pawnee chromosome 9, C.illinoinensisPawnee_v1, whole genome shotgun sequence. Protein-coding genes within it:
- the LOC122275284 gene encoding uncharacterized protein LOC122275284 isoform X2, which translates into the protein MLSVPLASEFSASHLPLIWASLLSWLKPPYLFFIVNGIIIGIAATSRFHHNHHHDGSERQVPDDDPPPPRRTPTEEISSELSVYHMTDVTHQQKREEAKDEVSEVTKAGLVMNGYVEAEEEEEDDDDGDEEALGWKSTGNQTKILYPSETQLTECFSPAEKPLVSARFGHRKPVKASPQGGSGRTLRVAKTKQHETMENTWKAITEGRAMPLSRHMTKCDTWESDGRRQIDSLEEPSAVKKSETFKDRTNLQQRPSPGSSNSKLRKEPSLSQDELNRRVEAFINKFNEEMRLQRQESFNQYMEMINRGAH
- the LOC122275284 gene encoding uncharacterized protein LOC122275284 isoform X1 gives rise to the protein MLSVPLASEFSASHLPLIWASLLSWLKPPYLFFIVNGIIIGIAATSRFHHNHHHDGSERQVPDDDPPPPRRTPTEEISSELSVYHMTDVTHQQKREEAKDEVSEVTKAGLVMNGYVEAEEEEEDDDDGDEEALGWKSTGNQTKILYPSETQLTECFSPAEKPLVSARFGHRKPVKASPQGGSGRTLRVAKTKQHETMENTWKAITEGRAMPLSRHMTKCDTWESDGRRQIDSLEEPSAVKKSETFKDRTNLQQRPSPGSSNSKLRKEPSLSQDELNRRVEAFINKFNEEMRLQRQESFNQYMEMINRGAH